A section of the Prochlorococcus sp. MIT 1341 genome encodes:
- a CDS encoding DUF2079 domain-containing protein: MKPAIEQSFTSDRHVWLAASIFFFTCLLLQVWRMQSLTSSMDQGILYQILWNGLQGHPFESTLSSQLSSNVVHTGDIPTVGYHRLGQHFTPILIIWLPLISLMGKWALPILQVALITLSGLFLYQLAKLHLKKKVASMITFSYLGANAVIGPCLGNFTDLAQLPLTVFALIIGIETRNKWLILIPALAIPLIREDTGVVLMGIGLWVILRQRKNLLLGSLLLFYGGAWVLIATNLLMPIFSDDTSKRFMVENFGQYLQGKNEANSLEVIKLALQQPLVIIKEIVTPPGQTLRYLLGQFLPLMFIPLISLDSWVIMGLPLLGLLMAQGNPLAINWRYTYLVVPGIFSGSIYWWKNNPNITLNSRLKSIWVGCILLSLIFTLTSNPNRTISWLMPESINPWVYHSPFKQWKHSRIALKSIQQIPPNASVSASSTLVPHLASREALIRFPYHIRYKNRQGETAYVDWVVADIYHHQKYASSFKNEWKDLQEIIQVLQNMEGKYSPVFTEDGIVLFQLNGKNNPKVSSNYKKLLEKISSITPPKP; this comes from the coding sequence ATGAAGCCTGCTATAGAACAAAGTTTTACTTCTGACAGACATGTCTGGTTAGCTGCAAGCATTTTCTTTTTCACTTGCCTTCTTCTACAAGTTTGGCGGATGCAAAGTCTTACATCTTCAATGGACCAAGGCATCTTATATCAAATTCTATGGAACGGTCTCCAAGGGCATCCTTTCGAAAGCACTTTATCCTCTCAACTATCATCCAACGTCGTACATACTGGTGATATACCTACAGTTGGTTACCACAGATTAGGGCAACATTTCACACCAATCCTAATCATCTGGCTTCCTCTTATAAGTTTAATGGGGAAATGGGCCCTACCGATATTACAGGTCGCGCTTATTACACTTTCCGGATTATTTCTCTATCAATTAGCAAAGCTACATCTGAAAAAAAAAGTGGCTTCAATGATAACATTTTCCTATCTTGGGGCAAATGCTGTTATAGGTCCTTGTCTTGGTAATTTCACAGACCTAGCACAGCTTCCTCTTACAGTATTTGCATTAATTATAGGAATAGAAACACGCAACAAATGGCTAATATTAATTCCTGCTCTTGCTATTCCGCTAATACGTGAAGATACAGGTGTAGTCCTTATGGGAATAGGTTTATGGGTAATTTTACGTCAAAGAAAAAATTTGCTTCTTGGAAGTTTACTTCTCTTTTATGGTGGGGCTTGGGTGCTGATAGCTACTAATTTACTTATGCCTATCTTTAGCGACGACACATCTAAAAGATTTATGGTAGAAAATTTTGGTCAATACTTACAAGGGAAAAACGAGGCCAATAGTCTCGAGGTTATTAAATTAGCCCTCCAGCAACCTCTGGTAATTATCAAGGAAATAGTTACACCACCAGGGCAAACATTGAGATATCTTCTAGGTCAATTTTTGCCTCTAATGTTTATTCCTCTCATCTCACTCGATAGCTGGGTTATTATGGGACTCCCTCTTTTAGGGCTTTTAATGGCACAAGGTAATCCACTTGCCATCAATTGGAGATACACATATCTAGTCGTTCCTGGAATATTTTCTGGAAGCATATACTGGTGGAAAAACAATCCAAATATTACACTTAATAGTAGGCTTAAGAGTATCTGGGTAGGGTGTATTTTATTATCATTGATTTTTACATTAACTAGCAACCCGAATCGTACTATTTCTTGGCTTATGCCGGAAAGTATTAATCCCTGGGTCTATCATTCTCCTTTTAAACAATGGAAGCATTCTCGAATAGCACTAAAGTCAATTCAACAGATTCCTCCTAACGCATCTGTATCAGCTAGCTCAACATTAGTACCTCATCTTGCTTCAAGAGAAGCACTCATCCGTTTCCCTTATCACATTCGCTACAAAAATAGGCAAGGAGAGACAGCCTATGTGGATTGGGTTGTTGCCGACATATATCATCACCAGAAATATGCTTCTTCTTTCAAGAATGAATGGAAGGATCTTCAGGAAATTATCCAAGTTCTTCAAAATATGGAAGGAAAATATTCTCCGGTTTTTACCGAAGATGGAATTGTTTTATTTCAATTAAATGGCAAAAACAATCCAAAGGTAAGTAGTAATTACAAAAAACTACTGGAAAAGATCTCCTCAATCACTCCACCAAAACCCTAA
- a CDS encoding ABC transporter ATP-binding protein, giving the protein MLVGRNGSGKSTLFRIISGLLKAQEGQFKCNVKPALMFQNPDHQILLPSCGSDVSLNLPAHLNNQTRHDLVKSLLKEVDLSGLSYRPIHTLSGGQKQRLALAGALASDSELLLLDEPTALLDPESQVAILKTVKKLCHRKQKPLTAIWITHRLEELEHADGATRMENGKIGKWQSGNQLRKSLDPLAVLPA; this is encoded by the coding sequence ATGCTTGTTGGGAGAAATGGCAGTGGCAAGAGCACACTCTTCAGAATCATCAGTGGACTATTAAAGGCTCAAGAAGGCCAATTCAAATGCAACGTCAAACCAGCATTGATGTTTCAAAATCCTGATCATCAAATTCTGCTCCCAAGTTGCGGAAGTGATGTATCTCTAAATCTGCCAGCCCACCTAAATAACCAAACGCGCCATGATCTAGTGAAATCACTTTTGAAAGAAGTCGACTTAAGTGGCCTTTCCTACAGACCAATACACACGCTGAGTGGTGGGCAAAAACAACGTTTAGCTCTTGCAGGTGCATTGGCAAGCGATTCCGAGCTGCTTCTTTTAGACGAACCAACTGCATTGCTCGACCCTGAAAGTCAGGTGGCAATTTTAAAAACAGTTAAAAAGCTATGCCATCGCAAACAAAAGCCTCTTACAGCAATCTGGATCACCCATCGCCTCGAGGAACTAGAGCATGCAGATGGAGCAACCAGAATGGAAAATGGGAAGATCGGGAAATGGCAATCAGGTAATCAACTCAGAAAATCTTTAGATCCCCTTGCCGTTTTACCAGCATGA
- a CDS encoding response regulator transcription factor translates to MKPCILLIEDDQDMRDLVSGHLEHSGFDVQKAGDGIKGQALALQYSPDLILLDLMLPNVDGLTICQRLRRDERTAGIPILMITALGGTKDKVSGFNSGADDYLTKPFDLEELAVRVKALLRRTHRAPIGSSSHQEILSFGPLTLVPERFEAIWFDRAVRLTHLEFELLHCLLQRHGQTVAPSLILKEVWGYEPDDDIETIRVHVRHLRTKLEPDPRKPRFIKTVYGAGYCLELPTGGEIAIMQDVLAKAREEREKKKNERESA, encoded by the coding sequence ATGAAGCCCTGCATCCTGCTAATCGAAGATGACCAGGACATGCGTGACCTTGTGAGTGGTCATTTAGAGCACAGTGGTTTTGATGTGCAAAAAGCAGGGGACGGAATAAAAGGTCAAGCGCTTGCTCTTCAGTACAGCCCAGATCTAATACTTTTAGATCTAATGCTACCCAACGTTGATGGGCTGACCATCTGTCAGAGATTAAGAAGAGATGAAAGGACCGCAGGAATCCCAATACTGATGATCACAGCTTTAGGAGGAACTAAAGACAAAGTAAGTGGTTTCAATTCTGGAGCTGATGATTACCTCACCAAACCATTTGATCTAGAAGAACTTGCAGTACGAGTTAAAGCACTCTTAAGGAGAACACATAGGGCCCCTATTGGCTCAAGTAGCCACCAAGAAATTCTTAGTTTTGGACCGTTAACACTTGTTCCAGAAAGATTTGAAGCAATTTGGTTTGACAGAGCAGTCAGGCTCACCCATCTCGAATTTGAACTACTCCACTGCCTATTACAAAGACATGGACAAACTGTTGCTCCATCTCTCATCCTGAAGGAAGTATGGGGGTATGAGCCTGATGACGATATTGAAACTATTCGCGTTCACGTCCGGCACCTCAGAACCAAATTAGAACCCGATCCACGTAAGCCAAGGTTTATTAAAACTGTTTATGGAGCGGGATATTGCCTTGAGCTACCCACTGGTGGCGAGATAGCGATAATGCAAGATGTTCTCGCTAAAGCTCGAGAAGAGAGGGAAAAGAAAAAAAACGAAAGAGAAAGTGCCTAA
- a CDS encoding DNA polymerase III subunit delta' has product MGSLFDDVIGQPFAVSLLEAAIANGAFAPAYIFSGPEGVGRRLAAFRFLEGVISSRDPQLRTRRRLEQGNHPDLLWVEPAYSHQGRLVPQSLADREGVSRKTPPQIRLEQIRAIKSFLGRRPVEASKGMVVIEAAEAMPEAAANALLKTLEEPSNGLLILLCSAPQRLLQTIRSRCQEIIFGRLSRQAIREVLTKMDNQFEEKLFAQLDEPELCALAAGSPGMLLKNSMIWEALPKDLIGRLKIRPSNSLEILSLAKDLTDVLDVQDQLWVLNWWEYHLWQNELHSSPLIRLEKLRKHLLSFVQPRLAWEVALLEIFSFP; this is encoded by the coding sequence ATGGGATCTCTTTTTGATGATGTTATTGGTCAGCCTTTCGCGGTTTCTTTGCTGGAAGCGGCGATTGCAAACGGAGCCTTTGCCCCAGCGTATATTTTCTCTGGCCCTGAAGGTGTTGGCCGCCGGTTAGCAGCATTTAGATTCTTAGAGGGGGTTATTAGTTCTAGAGACCCGCAATTAAGAACAAGACGTAGGTTGGAGCAAGGAAATCATCCTGATTTGCTATGGGTAGAGCCTGCTTATTCTCATCAGGGGCGTCTCGTGCCTCAATCTCTTGCAGATCGAGAAGGAGTTAGCAGAAAGACCCCACCTCAAATCCGTTTAGAGCAAATACGAGCTATCAAAAGTTTTTTAGGGAGAAGACCGGTTGAGGCTTCAAAGGGAATGGTTGTAATTGAGGCAGCTGAAGCAATGCCAGAGGCTGCAGCTAATGCTCTTTTAAAAACACTAGAAGAACCGTCTAATGGTTTGCTAATACTGCTTTGTTCAGCCCCTCAAAGGTTATTGCAAACGATTCGTTCAAGATGTCAAGAAATTATTTTTGGTCGTTTGAGCCGTCAAGCTATTAGGGAAGTTCTAACGAAAATGGATAATCAATTTGAAGAGAAATTATTTGCTCAATTAGATGAACCTGAGTTGTGTGCACTTGCTGCAGGTTCCCCAGGAATGCTTCTGAAGAATTCCATGATCTGGGAGGCATTACCAAAGGATCTCATTGGACGATTAAAAATAAGGCCGTCTAATTCACTTGAAATTCTTTCTCTTGCGAAAGATTTGACAGATGTTTTAGATGTTCAGGATCAGCTTTGGGTTCTAAATTGGTGGGAATATCATCTTTGGCAGAATGAGTTGCATTCAAGCCCTTTAATAAGATTAGAAAAGCTTAGAAAGCACTTATTGTCTTTTGTTCAGCCAAGACTTGCATGGGAAGTTGCATTATTGGAAATATTTTCTTTTCCTTAG